One genomic window of Vulpes vulpes isolate BD-2025 chromosome 11, VulVul3, whole genome shotgun sequence includes the following:
- the HPX gene encoding hemopexin, producing MAWALGLLGLCWSLAVAHPLSPDGTHGNGTEGGSGARVKPDVTELCLDGWSFDATTLDEHGAMLFFKGEFVWKSHRWVRELISERWRNLTSPVDAAFRRGHNSVFLLKGDKVWVYPPEKKEQGYPKLLQEEFPGIPSPVDAAVECHRGECQDEGVLFFKGNQTWFWDLTTGTKKERSWPAVGHCSSALRWLSRYYCFRGNQFLRFNPVTGEVLPKYPLDVRDYFIPCPGRGHGHRNGTGHGNDTHHGHEDMRCSAFPVLSALLTDNHGATYAFSGSHYWRLDTSRDGWHSWPIVHQWPQGPSTVDAAFSWDNKVYLIQGTQVYIFLTKGGYTLVDGYPKRLEKEFGSPHGINLETVDAAFTCPGTSRLHIAAGRHLWWLDLKLGAQATWTEVPWPHEKVDGALCVEKSLGPNSCSANGPGLYLIHGSDLYCYSDVEKLSTAKSLPQPQRVKSLLGCNH from the exons ATGGCTTGGGCACTGGGGTTGTTGGGCCTGTGCTGGTCTCTGGCTGTTGCCCACCCTCTTTCTCC GGACGGTACCCATGGGAATGGAACTGAAGGTGGGAGTGGGGCCAGAGTGAAGCCAGATGTGACCG aaCTCTGCTTAGATGGCTGGAGCTTTGATGCTACCACCCTGGATGAACATGGGGCCATGCTGTTTTTTAAAG GGGAGTTTGTGTGGAAGAGTCACAGATGGGTCCGGGAGCTAATCTCAGAGAGGTGGAGGAATTTAACCAGCCCCGTGGATGCGGCCTTCCGCCGTGGTCACAACAGTGTCTTCCTGCTCAAG GGAGACAAAGTCTGGGTGTATCCTCCtgagaagaaagaacaaggaTATCCAAAGTTGCTCCAAGAAGAGTTTCCTGGAATCCCATCCCCTGTGGATGCAGCTGTAGAATGTCACCGTGGGGAATGCCAAGATGAAGGTGTCCTCTTCTTCAAAG GTAACCAAACATGGTTCTGGGACTTGACAACGGGAACCAAAAAGGAACGTTCCTGGCCAGCTGTTGGGCACTGCTCCTCTGCCTTACGATGGCTCAGCCGTTACTACTGCTTCCGGGGTAACCAATTCCTGCGGTTCAACCCTGTCACGGGAGAGGTGCTTCCAAAGTACCCTCTGGATGTTCGAGACTACTTCATACCCTGCCCTGGCAGAG GTCATGGACACAGGAATGGGACAGGCCATGGGAATGATACCCATCATGGCCATGAGGATATGCGCTGTAGCGCATTTCCAGTCTTGTCTGCACTGCTGACTGACAACCATGGTGCCACATATGCCTTCAGTG GGTCCCACTACTGGCGTCTGGACACCAGTCGGGATGGGTGGCACAGCTGGCCCATTGTCCATCAGTGGCCCCAGGGTCCTTCAACAGTGGATGCTGCCTTTTCCTGGGACAATAAAGTCTACCTAATCCAA GGCACTCAGGTATATATCTTCCTGACAAAGGGAGGCTATACTCTAGTAGATGGTTATCCGAAGAGGCTGGAGAAGGAATTTGGGAGCCCTCATGGGATCAACCTTGAGACTGTGGATGCAGCCTTTACTTGTCCTGGGACTTCTCGGCTCCATATTGCAGCAg GACGACATCTGTGGTGGCTGGACCTGAAGTTAGGAGCTCAAGCCACATGGACGGAGGTTCCTTGGCCACATGAGAAGGTTGACGGGGCCCTGTGTGTAGAAAAGTCCCTCGGCCCCAACTCATGTTCTGCCAATGGTCCCGGCTTATATCTCATCCATGGCTCCGATTTGTACTGCTACAGTGATGTGGAGAAACTGAGCACAGCCAAGTCCCTTCCACAGCCCCAGAGAGTGAAGAGCCTCCTGGGCTGCAATCATTGA